In one window of Miscanthus floridulus cultivar M001 chromosome 12, ASM1932011v1, whole genome shotgun sequence DNA:
- the LOC136496339 gene encoding probable carbohydrate esterase At4g34215 isoform X2, producing the protein MRIFVLSGQSNMSGRGGVHRRHWDGVVPPECAPDPSILRLSAALQWEEAREPLHADIDTTKTCGIGPGMAFARAVLPRLQEDTPGAGTRTGIGLVPCAVGGTAIREWSRGEHLYEQMVCRSRVAAGYGEIGAVLWYQGESDAESDADTGAYLENVERLIGNVRADLGMPQLPFIQVALASGNKRNIEKVRNAQFSVNLPNVVTVDPMGMALKEDNLHLTTESQVKLGKMLAEAYIMNFLTATC; encoded by the exons ATGCGTATCTTCGTGCTGTCCGGGCAGAGTAACATGTCCGGTCGCGGCGGCGTGCACCGCCGGCACTGGGACGGCGTGGTGCCCCCGGAGTGCGCGCCGGATCCGTCTATCCTCCGCCTCTCCGCGGCCCTGCAGTGGGAGGAAGCCCGCGAGCCGCTCCACGCCGACATCGACACCACCAAGACCTGCGGCATCGGGCCCGGGATGGCCTTCGCCCGCGCTGTGCTCCCACGCCTGCAGGAGGACACCCCCGGCGCGGGGACCCGGACCGGGATCGGGCTCGTGCCGTGCGCCGTTGGCGGGACGGCCATCAGGGAGTGGTCTCGCGGGGAACACCTGTACGAGCAGATGGTATGCCGGTCGCGCGTCGCGGCCGGGTACGGCGAGATCGGGGCCGTGTTGTGGTACCAGGGGGAGAGCGACGCCGAGTCCGATGCAGACACGGGTGCCTACTTGGAGAACGTCGAGAGGCTCATCGGTAATGTTAGGGCGGATCTTGGGATGCCGCAGTTACCCTTTATTCAG GTTGCTCTTGCATCTGGGAATAAAAGGAACATTGAAAAAGTCAGAAATGCTCAGTTTAGTGTTAACCTGCCCAATGTTGTAACTGTCGATCCGATGGGTATGGCATTGAAGGAAGACAACTTGCATCTTACCACCGAGTCACAAGTAAAGCTTGGCAAAATGCTTGCAGAAGcctacatcatgaacttcttaacAGCAACTTGTTAG
- the LOC136496339 gene encoding probable carbohydrate esterase At4g34215 isoform X1, whose product MRIFVLSGQSNMSGRGGVHRRHWDGVVPPECAPDPSILRLSAALQWEEAREPLHADIDTTKTCGIGPGMAFARAVLPRLQEDTPGAGTRTGIGLVPCAVGGTAIREWSRGEHLYEQMVCRSRVAAGYGEIGAVLWYQGESDAESDADTGAYLENVERLIGNVRADLGMPQLPFIQSRLLLHLGIKGTLKKSEMLSLVLTCPML is encoded by the exons ATGCGTATCTTCGTGCTGTCCGGGCAGAGTAACATGTCCGGTCGCGGCGGCGTGCACCGCCGGCACTGGGACGGCGTGGTGCCCCCGGAGTGCGCGCCGGATCCGTCTATCCTCCGCCTCTCCGCGGCCCTGCAGTGGGAGGAAGCCCGCGAGCCGCTCCACGCCGACATCGACACCACCAAGACCTGCGGCATCGGGCCCGGGATGGCCTTCGCCCGCGCTGTGCTCCCACGCCTGCAGGAGGACACCCCCGGCGCGGGGACCCGGACCGGGATCGGGCTCGTGCCGTGCGCCGTTGGCGGGACGGCCATCAGGGAGTGGTCTCGCGGGGAACACCTGTACGAGCAGATGGTATGCCGGTCGCGCGTCGCGGCCGGGTACGGCGAGATCGGGGCCGTGTTGTGGTACCAGGGGGAGAGCGACGCCGAGTCCGATGCAGACACGGGTGCCTACTTGGAGAACGTCGAGAGGCTCATCGGTAATGTTAGGGCGGATCTTGGGATGCCGCAGTTACCCTTTATTCAG AGCAGGTTGCTCTTGCATCTGGGAATAAAAGGAACATTGAAAAAGTCAGAAATGCTCAGTTTAGTGTTAACCTGCCCAATGTTGTAA